TTTCTCCgaaatacattttctttctataaattCTTTTGGTTATTGCTTTATTAATGACATTTGCATTaacgttctctctctctctctctctctctctctctctctctctctctctctctctctctctgaccatGCTTTTACAAGATAAATTAACTAAATATATGTCCGTACCAATGTCATTTCGTCCCAACAAATTCTAATTCGTCTGAATAAATAACTCTTCCGTACGAACAAATAGCAAACCAGGATTACACACCTACATGATGAACCTCCTTTTCACTGAAAACTCTTGCTCACTGGTGTTTGTTTTTAtcccatataacattttcattaattggtaaatatttatattgctAGTTCCCATTGCCTGCACTTTCTTGGAAAATGCAACTTTTAAACGTTAGATATGCCTGACTGCATGGCTTCAGGCAATTATAACTCTAGAACCCTTtttgaaatgtataaatttcCGGTAGGATGAAGAGGGTCGCtcattagaaccattttaacaagaccttggacttccGGTAGGAGGTGCTATCTATTCCTTGCATCATatgaagttaaaaatgacaatggtttcaagtgaaatatacatagAATTGTGTAGTTCTAGCTCAAAAGCCAGCCAAgtcgtgttgatttcaaaaagcTATGGCCGAGTGGCCagtaatgaaatagacagggcgacgtcacaatgcactttgacacaactacccaaagtccaagctcttctTAAAATAGTTCTATTTAAATTGTGTACCAGTGGgaattacaaaaaatgtttattgtctTGGGGGACACTGTGTACTTTAACGTTGGCCAAATGTCCGAAGATAATGTTTACAAACTTTTACAAACCAGCACGTTTGCGGCTATGTATAAACCTGTCCATCTGCCTCTGTTCCAGGTTTGCTAGATAGTCTGTAAACATCTGTACCAGATTGTCGCTGTGAAGGGACAGACTGCCACGACTCTCGATAGCAAAGCACAGCAGAGCAGTCAGTATCAGCAGAAGAAACCTCATGGCCACCTGATACCTGCAATCACATAGTGAAGAAGGTAATAAAAGGATCGAGTGCAAATATCTGATGCCGTCGTACAACTCTTCTTTTTATTGAAAGTTGTATTTGCACGTcgctatgtacatgtacttatatgaaTGGGCAAATATTAAAACGACTGTCGTAATATAGGACCTTTAGGCGGTTTAATGGTCGAACCCGGAAGActttacaacttttattctatGTCAGAAATTCAtttcaaactgttttattttgcGAACGTGGTATATTGCTGGAGTGCATCGTCCTCTTCCCGTTTGCCGAGCAAGAAATAACACGTAAAGCACTATAAACATTTGAAGAAACTCCCCGAcaaccaatatcatatcttaaatACTCAAATATCAGTATTTACACTgggttattttttgtatatgcGCGGATCTTGGATCTTGACGGgggatcggggggggggggggtccgaacaCCTCCATCCCTCCTCTgcaaaatataatttctttaaatttacattataaaattaccaaaatttgcCTCCGAGCCCCACACCCCGCCCCCGGCAAACTTATATAACTGTCGGGCctcttttggatttttttatggATCGGCCCAtgccatttatatttttattaccgAAACATCTCAAGCCGTCGTATGGAATCCACATTATCAAACAGGAACGTGCTTTGAGTAGATATATTTACTTCCTTATTATCCCCTTCTTTTACCTCGCAACGTTGACTGTAAGTTCACATTTTCCGGACTCGAGACTTTATGTAAACCTGTTCGTTTTGTTTTGTATCTAACTAAAGATGCAcatcaatttaaaaagtaataaatataaatcatgttTGATCCGTTAATATGGTCCTAAATAAGTATTACAGGTCTCCATTGCCTTTTTTTCTACCACAGTTTACAGAAATACAATAttgaaacaaaacatattgacaGAAAAGGAGGATGTCCACAAGACGacatacattttgtttttttgttttttttgtcgGCGACAAATAATGTTAATAAATGGCTAGATTACTTCTTCATCGTCACATGTAAGTTTAAGTAGAGGTTAATTCtaaaataatatgtatataacgtataaatttgtttttttctgattttaatttaaCATTTGCGTTATGCGTTAATAAACTGATACcatttaaactatattttaATACCGCTATAACAGCATCATTAACATAGGTTATGTTATTAATTAACTCAATTTTGATTAATACAATAAGGTCacatgaataaaattaatattaaacagcagattaatcttttaaaaatttagaatcaaaacaaaaatatcttacTGGAAGTGTCAAAGCCCAAACAAAGCATTGATCATGGCAAAGCCGTGCATCTGTCGCCTGGTTTAGCTTTCGCGTGACATCACGccatcttttaattaaaacataactCAATTCACTACACAGAACTATGCGGGTGTTTTCATATTTGGAAATATACGATTAATTTTTAGCAACAAATATGTACATGTCGGATATGTTGAAATTGTATATGGAGCTTCAACAACGCTTAACTCGCATTGCAAGAAAGATAACTTAGATTGCacttggttaaaaaaaatcattgattgaATAAAAAccttaattcaaataaaactaaatgacatggaatgaaaaaaattgataacattgaatGTGACCTTATTTTGCGAAGATTTTAAAGTATCAGAAATTTGAGTCTCATTTGAGGTGCCTGtgtgaataattaaaagcaTATAACTTTACTAATTTAAAAGCATGTTCACGGTTTTTAATTTCTAATGATGcaattgttaaacattttatatctaATGATAAACCATTTATGGTTAATTCTATCATATATGTaccaatttctttttctttacagTTGTGGGGGATGTTaatataagttttaaaattatctaaattaaATTTCAGAGACGAATTGTACTAGCTTTCGCTACTTTAAAGcataatgaattgaattttatttataaaaagaatttgaaatagCTGGAAAAGTCTGCTATTTTAATAATTCTGCCCAAatcttaaagagacagtacggcgcatcttatcgaaaaaccgacttgaaaaattttccgatcgggttcggtatttttgtactgctcatgaatgtataaactttcagaaaattacaaatttctccatgcaataaatctaattatttcattaaaattaataattacgtataacctatcacataaataaatcgcaacgtgttcggggttcagccttctatactctaacgcatgcgtatttattgtaaacaaaacacatgcagggctcgcgaagaatctcctggacaggtttgttgataaaatatgtcttttcttcTTCTCATAGGTAATaactgttcaaagtttttaaaataaccacaattattattttgtaagcatgtatttttcgtgtttatcattggagttgctacaacctaaatttatttttataaatgaggccccttgaggggttatttgacatatttatgtctattcatttttaaatgaacctaaattggtaaaccatttataaattatcgagtaagtaaggatgtgtttcatttagagaatcgctttaacctcgttttccatgatgaccgtagtggaacgaagatcttgtagttttcagcacatGTCAATtcctgtcaatcaaagtccacgtggtacaaataaacgatataagattattccggtttgtacgacccttgaatttccggaagctcataattacgttaattaagtatgtaaaagggattttcatgtatttcaactattacaataaacgttatttcttatttcctaactatacaataggtaaatctgaagttattcacacatgtgttttcagctgtactgtctctttaaatgtttttgataaataaaacgaATCATTTAATTCTACCAAAAGAAAGATTTCTTCTCTACGTAATGTATATCTATTATAAACCATAATCGATTAGGTATTTTTAGTAAATTACAATTTCACATGAAAATTCCCAGCATGGATAATGCTGCTCATATTCCTTAAAAACCCATAAACTTAAGTTTTCATATTGCTGGCATCCTTAAAAATTTCAACCACTAAAGATGTATAAGCAATAGCCAATACAGcttacataataaaatacatgtatgcaatacCAATAAAACACGCGATTGtaatgcacatacatgtactttgtttaaaaataaattgttgaaagtataatcaaattcatgtgtaacaaatattttattaataaattaagtacattttattttcaatgatttcaaaacagtaaaattaacaaaaatataggcCCTCGCGCGGTTTGTTAAGAGATTAATTGGTCGCTTGATGTTAGATATAATTGACGATCGGTTCGAATTTCCTTGTGTTAAACGATAAAGACGGTTACAAACTTGTTTGTAATGGTTATGGTCTGCATGATACAGAACTGCGTTgtgcaaaatttaaagaatttattatAACTTGATCTTTTCGGTCTTCCATCATGGTCCTCAAATTTGGATACTATTTATTCACCACCTGTTTCAATCTCTGCAATAATTTGGAAATGTAAGTGAGTAATcttataaattcattaacaCTTTTCCGTATCAATGATGACTCTGTTGACGTCGACCACAGCTCAAAGTATCGTTTTTACCTTATGAACGCTGGAAATTAATTTATGATAACAATTAAATATATgggaaaataaaagtttattgaatAAAGTTTATACGACGTTAAGATTATCACTCtgtcaccccccccctccccccacaccATATAACTTATCCATTAGCATTTGGATAATCTTTTCTTGTGAAAGTTTTCTTAACGAGTttgctaaaacatttttgttacatgtactgcATATTTTTTCCGGTTAAAGTGATATCGTATATCGTTGACatatattcatatttcaataaGCCTGTACTCACAATACACTTATTATACTCTTAAAAAACAACCAAGCTGACtaaagatatttaaataattttgtgtttaatttttattgtttctcttcataatttacatttgtCGATTAAGTTACAATGTATCATGATTTGCAATTTGCAACAGCTTTTAATGATTCTTACGGAAGGAAAAGAAATATCCTAATATCTATTTGCTGTAGCTTAAACTATGTATTGGCATGGTTTGGCGTTTGTCCTCTTTCTTCATGGAGATATTAAAACTCTGATTTTTCTTTCCACCTGGATAAAAATCGTCAACTTTAACTTTTCCAAAAATGTGTTTCATACCCTTCCTCGGTGGAATACCTCTAGAAGTGTCTGGTTTCAGACCAATGCTGACTGGCTCACTCATTGCATTGTGTTTGGCCTGTTGCGGCCGAAGACGAAAGTAAGAAAACACATGGGGGCGACAAATCCTGCTTGCGAAGAAGTGTTCGTCCACTTCTGAAATCTTCTTCAGTTGTTTGTTTTTCACCTCAAGGAGAGCGCGCAAATAGGCATCGCGGTGAATGTTGGGGTCTACCCGTTTTGGTTTTTCTTGTTCTTCGTCCTCCGTCGTTGGAGTCCACATTCGCCCATACTTATGCTCATCGTACAAGATGTCATCCACTCCCGCCATATAATCCTCGTCAGTCTTTCTAATCAACTCCAGGCGCCTCTGTTCATCATTATCATTTTCGTCGTCAAAACGAACTCGTTTGTCATCTAACTCTTCCGATTTGCTTGCTTTGGAACCGCGTCTTGATTTCTGGTGTTTATAACTAGATCCCCGGatgttttttcttttgataGGTTTTCCACATTCAGGACAAATGCCTTGCTTGGATGAAGACCTCGAGTGAATACACCACTTTTCATGGCCACCAACAATATGGCACTCGGAGCACCTAATCGTGGACATATCGACATCTTCACATTGACACCAATGATCAGAATTGTTGATGCGGGCGATTATCATTGATGGCGTCTCCGGTATCCCGAGCGATACATCATCAGAGCTTAATCTCGATTTACTTTTCTCGTGGTCGCGTAGAGAAGAATTCTCTGTGAACGATTTGTTCGTATTATGTCTGCTCTGGGATGATGGAATATCGAATCCGCCACTCGGAACAGAGTCGTACATACCTCGATGGTGATACTTTATGTGGCCAAGTTCATCATCTCTCGGGTATATCATGTCGGCGTCGTCGAGTTTTTGAGAGGAATCTGAAGATCTACGAGATTTCCTTTTCCCCGATTTTTTCTCGAGTCGTTCTCTTGATGCATTAATGCGTTCAATGCTCCCATGTATCGAAGGCAATTTATCGGAATGTTTTGGCTCCGGAATACTTAAATCAGAGGACTTGCTAAACCCTGATTTCGATTTTTGACTTCCACCAATTGGTGGCAATAAGACCTCGCGGTCTGGTGAAGGTTGAATGTCATACTGGGTTTGGTCTTCCTTGTTCCAGTCATCAATATAATTCACAATAATTTCCTCGTGATCTGAGGCACTGTCGCTTTCCATCCACGACAATTCCCCGACTTCAGGAATCCTCTTTCCATTTTCACCGGACACGTTTTCGAAAGCTGCTGGGACACTGTATCGGGAGTTGTCGTACAAGTCATCGTTGTAACGGACGCCATCAAGCACGGACTTATCGAAATATTTCTTCCCATACTTAGACGGGGGCGACCTGGCTCTACGGGTTATCTTGACTCGGAGTCCACCCATGGGTTGTATCGGTTCCGAGTTGGTCGGCGATGGTCCTTTACCGTCGTCAATGATGACCGTAGGAAATGGTGTTTTGGGCATGTGCTCACATTGAGAGAAAAATCCCTTGCTGAAGAGGTAGCCATGAGGGGTTTTATATTTTCCCTCTGGGTCAAGACGACTGCAGACATAACAAAATCCATTTGGGAGAGGCTTTCTCCGAAtctaaaaaataagaattaaaactTTACAACTCTAAGCTTGCCtatctttttcaaaaaatatgattttaacttgtCACCAAAACATACTTGTTTTTCAGGTCGTATACCGTATCCATGCACTGTAACGTTTTTCAGCggcttaaaatgaattttttctcCAATAACCATTTCTAATCACTActactttttttctaaaatctCATTTGATTGACACACCTTAACATCCGAGCAAACAGTATAAGATCCCTATACTTAGGAAAACAATTTGAAGGCCAATGGCAACAGCAGCACCTTAATGAACAGCTAATGACAAAGCTATATTAACACTCAATCACTAACCGTCGCTTGACTGGTCTAAAATAATGCCAACTGTCGACGAATCGGAAGGACACTAAAGGTGAGTTCATTAAGGATCCATTTATAGATGTATATTAAAGTAGACTAGATAGATCAGAGGAGAATTATCACCATCAGAAACAATGCAGTCTCCTAACTTTCCATCATTTAAGCGCTCACTTGGGTAGGATTGTTTACTCTAACTGTTCTAGAGATGAGGTTTTCCCCTAGGGGAACCCTTAGGAGAAGAATAATAGAGGAAGGCAGTGTTTGTATGTAACACTTCTTATCATCTTCACATCATTACagcctatttttaaaaaaaaattaaattctaacTTCAATATGAGGGTGTGGAGAAGGGCAGGCATTGTGTGACAATATAAAGGACACGGTATTGTCGGCGATCGGATTGTTCGCCGGATTAAAGTCTCCCAAATCAGATAGGAGATACCAACAACAAACTCAAAATGTATCTGTTTAAAAAACCTTCAGAATTGCTTAACATTAGACAAAGGGGCTTGCACTGGAACTAAGTCCAACAGAGACGATCAACGAATTCAATACAATAAGAGGCATGTTTCAATCCACATTTTGATTGATAGAGCTGGGAACCTTGTTTGCCTGTCAAAGATCAgctgaaaaaatatgtttatacacATTTGGTCCTCTTTCTTTGGATCAAGATAGTATGGAGTCTTTTAAACGATTAGAAAATTTCAGTTACACACATgtaaggaaggggggggggggggtgtgtttGGGACCTTCATATacctatgataaaaaaaaagattctctaaaaacttttaacgttaaatattctaaatacatgtacatgtgccaAGTccggttttttaaaaatcttaactaCTGCATGAATAAAAGAgaatttaagttttaaattatcGATTGTTTGTTAGGTGACGTTAATTACCGAttgatgaaatgaaatgtttgcTATTTGGTATTGGACCCTTTCCATAGTTTAATTTACACGTAAGGAAAATTCCACTTAATGTCCATTTAATGTCCAACGTATTTAAAATTTAGCTACTCTTCGACACGCACatgaaaaaaaaggtttacTCGCAAAGGAgcataattatttttagtttagtttgttttgttcggAAAGATTCAATTGacttcaatatttaaaaaaaataagcctAAAATTTATTGTCTCTCGTGCATTTCAGGTCAATAaggattttaatttaaaaaaatgcttttaacaaaataataaaataaatgtatctccttttttcaatatcattaaaagtatttatgaattgataaaagtgtttggtttttttttaagatcttttatacattatataaGTAAATATCCATCATACAGTTTTTCATGTGTTTGTTTTCGTATATTCGATTAAGTAGAGGATGAAGAATCATGTTAATAAGATCCTTCTGACGGATATACAATTTCCACAACTACTTTCTTCCCTTGATTTTATTACTGCTTCCCAAGGCATAACTGTTTAGTTGACCAATACTCACAGGGTAGTGTTGAAGATTCAAGTGATCATTCGGATTTTCTGGATTGGAAAGCAAACCTTTTAGTCTGCGTTGgtttttcctgatttttacgaGGTCCAAAGGAACAGACGAGAATCCCATGCtgaaaataaatgtcaaaacaaataaatggtTTTACCTCTTTTTCTTTGTATCTAGCTGCGAGCAGGTTCACCACTTCATCCCATCGCATAGACGACAAAATACGAGTGTTCTGTCGAAGATTCCCTGGTaagtcaaattttaacatatttaaagacTTATTCCAATCTCCAAAAAATAGGAAATTCCTTCACTACGTTCAAATGTTAACGTATTTTCTTTCTTCAAAGTTCAAATGGTTTCGAAATGGTCGGCTTCCCTAACATCGGAAGGCAAAAGTTAAACCAGCGTAGTGGCGAAAAGCAATGAAATGTCTGTTTTTTAACTCTATGAGTTGGTCCACTATGGATTTAACTGGATCCCGAAGGTTATCATTTATAATAAGCTATCGACAGTTCGAATGTCTCAACAAAATCCAGTATCGTGGTGAATGAAAAATTCTGTCCCTTATCTTTTATGTTAAAATCCAATTAAAATCTCtctgaacaaactaaaatctaatCAGTCGATACTGATTGATCGTTTCCAAATAATCGaatatcttgtaaaaaaaaaaaaagtcaaattcgtttcacaattttttcaaacagaAATAGTAGCATGCATTTGAATGCAGCGAACAACAAACACATCCAATCGCTTGTAATTGAAGATTTACACCAAAAATCGTATATTTATACACTTCCGAGAACAATAATAAAACAGCCGACGTGATCAAAATATGGTATGCACCCGAGTCGACGGCGAAGGATAATATTGtcttaaatcatatttttcttatcttttccGTGCCCTATTCTAGATAGGTCTATAAACACCAAAGTTAACCAATGACCCGAGTGTGACATGCCATCCGACTCAACAATGATaccaattatttaaatattatcgGGTGTCTCATCCGGTTTGATATCACGTGCCATTGAGGACATTATAGACAGTCTGTTTTGGATAGTGATCAAATCAAGAATCCGAATCaacaggaaaatattttgattacgcCTTAAGAGTCCACATCaacatgtttattaaaaatgtaattcttGTGTGTTTACCTCAATCAATCGATATGTCCGTTTAATtttgatgaagaaaaaaatctcgTTCGTGTAGATACCCCTACTAAATTGATTCATATTTTCTTTGTATATTGATATTTCCTGTAACTACTGTAAATTATTACTAGATGTCAATATTTGCTCCATTTGCTTCCGAGAGCAAACTATGGCCTCCAATCATGCGAGATAGTTATCAATACTTGTGTCTATTGAACAATATTTCACATTTCCTCCACTGCTGCGAAATCTGAAAATGCGCCATTGTGAGATTGGAGTTTGGTCAACATCTCGAGGGGCTTGCTAATTCTTAATTACACACTGCCTCATTACATCAGGTTTAAGAGACAAAGAAGTACCCATACTCAGGAATTAGGTGAAATCGATCCGCTTCGGTCTCTATACACGGCTAGGATTTAAGTCTGACATGCCAGGTATAAAATTGACAGGCagttataaaaagatattttcaagAGTACAAACTGAAAAAGCAACTATTGCTGGGATACACACGAAGTGTAATTAGAGAAGTCTACAATGTAGATCTGTCCATTTGATTGACATCTTattgtaaatcaaaatattgcagatatcaaaatgcaattttagcgatttaaaaaaacccaactctGCCATGAATAGCTTCGAAATCAGAGTAAGCTTTGGATCACTGTTTTCTTTCATATACTTGAACAACACAGAAtaaaagatttgtgtaatctctGCAAACGTTCCCTATCATATAAATTGCTCTTCTCTTTGCTCATTCTAAACAGAATTGCAATATACCCGGAGGAATAAATGTTGCAATCGTTTTGAGCCCTTGCTTTGTGATTTTGATACAAAGTCTGGAGAAAAATAAAGCGGTTTTGTATCTCATAATATTTGCAACATCTCACACAGATAGAGTAGGAACGAATCAATTGGGAACTGTTCGTACATTTTCCTAACCTCAATTAAACCCTCTTTTCAAAAAAAGGTAGTTTTCGtgaatttgtacatgtatggagACCAGAATGGTTAAGATGGTATTGTGTTTAGTTTATCGGTGACTTTAACACGTACCTTCTGAAGAATTTATGATAGAGTTAAAATACCACTGTGCAAGAATTACAATACACAAGAATGTAAGCGTAACTTGATTTCCAAATTGGCTTTCGGGTTTAATTCAAAGGCGGGGTATTACtttcatgtatttatataatcaaACTGCAAATCCTCATTATTTTTCTTaccttaattttaattaataatgtcCTCAATATATTATTGTTAACCCCATCATCCCATATTCCTCGgacattgaataaaatatacagGTATTTTGCACTTTACTTAATACTTTAGCAACGCACTAATATAAAATGGCTGAGACCCCaacagttatttttaaaatttctttgttttcccTATCGTTTATTCTATCAGCATGGAAAGAAATTTCCCTTCCGTATATTCTTCTTTTGTCATACTTAATTGCCCGTTCATGTATCACTTTTCATATTCGCATTTAAATGACCGATAAAAATTCTTCTACTGTACAATGccattgaaaattaatttcaaaagaaCACATGCACAAAAAGTCGCGCTCCAAAATGTTTAGAACATGGTAACAATATTCTTCTGTGTAATAATAGAGGGAGTGTAtagttatgtttttaaaatgacaatcaACTGTTAAAACCACGTTATGTACACATCGgctttaaggtacatgtacacgtacCTACTTAAAAAGCAATCGTCTAGTTTACTTCAAAGTAGATAAGTTAGTTTAATATTTCGTACCTtaacataatacatcataatgcattacataggcctacatgtacttttaataaTCCTCGTTAATTCTGATTTAGTGTCgaatattatttgatatcacTTACTGAGGTAATATAAGAGGCCAGATGGGGTATTCAATTAAAAGCATGGGTGACACTATGTCTATTTGTATATATAAAGGTTTTAGATATGGACAAATATCTCGATAGAGTGATTGTTTGACAACACTGACCAAAACTGTCGAAATTGTAGGCTAAGTCATGAGAGACAATAATCTTACACAATTCTTTGTATTCGTCATATGtgcaaaaatcatttaaaaaatttcaaaatctaactttttaacaggaagtttatatacaaaaatcaaacataaTAAAACATAGTTAAtcttacaaagaaaaaaatcagaacaaaaatgttcatttttaaaaaaaatggtagaGCAAATAATAAGAATTCTTACCCAGACCTGGTGATTCGTTGTGAATTATTGAGTTAATCCACGTTAAAGAATAACTCCGCCAGGTATTTTGATTGatcaaataattttctcgaTGCTTAAAATTGGCTTTTCCATATTTGCTGCTATCAACTGGAATGAAAATGAAGgagatttttgtttaaaattctgTGGCCACACTCTAGATTTGTTTATCTTAAGCATATTTTGAagtaaattcaattaaaatctgCGTTCTCGTTGGAAATAATCAATTTCGATTATAAGTACTAAGCACTTAATCGGTGAAGTTTTTCATCAACAAATTATTAAACTCAATCTGTACTTGTCAAGGGTTATGTGGACATCTTTCAAAGTGATAACGATTTATATTGTCAATGTCagaaatgtacattgtaaaacagTTATCGGcgattgtatttttaaaatcctgCCCTGTAAAAACTGAAATTCGATAAATAATAAGTTtgcatattaaataaaaaaccaTAAATTTTGTACAGAAAAGAATAAAACTCACCTTTAATATTGATTTACTCGTAGCTGTGGGATAAACTTATTGAGCAGAGGCTAATAAACACATCAGAAAAGGACGGCCATAAAAAATTACCCCCCAGGCGGGAAAGATTCCCATCAAAACTCAATGGTGTTGATGTGATCTTGTAATATGTTTGTTCAAATTGGTACAAATATTGAAGATAATCTTTCGTGTTAAAATGTCTAACGTAATCTATTATCAAAACTCAAAACTTGGTAGCGCCATAAGTTTTACCAACAGTCTCATTGTTAAAGTTTCAACACCCTTTTGTTATAGTAAAGAGATTACAGGGCCATGTTTTGAATAAGAAGATGTGATATTTTATAACTGTACAAACATTTCATCTAgctcttttacaaaaaatattaaatagacTTACTCAAAGCTTTCAATGTGTGTTATTTTTTTCCGCCAGTAATTGTTACTTCGTTCAAAAGTGAACAACTATCTATCTGTAcgaaatatttacaatgatgAAATT
This genomic window from Magallana gigas chromosome 5, xbMagGiga1.1, whole genome shotgun sequence contains:
- the LOC105331099 gene encoding uncharacterized protein isoform X1, giving the protein MGFSSVPLDLVKIRKNQRRLKGLLSNPENPNDHLNLQHYPIRRKPLPNGFCYVCSRLDPEGKYKTPHGYLFSKGFFSQCEHMPKTPFPTVIIDDGKGPSPTNSEPIQPMGGLRVKITRRARSPPSKYGKKYFDKSVLDGVRYNDDLYDNSRYSVPAAFENVSGENGKRIPEVGELSWMESDSASDHEEIIVNYIDDWNKEDQTQYDIQPSPDREVLLPPIGGSQKSKSGFSKSSDLSIPEPKHSDKLPSIHGSIERINASRERLEKKSGKRKSRRSSDSSQKLDDADMIYPRDDELGHIKYHHRGMYDSVPSGGFDIPSSQSRHNTNKSFTENSSLRDHEKSKSRLSSDDVSLGIPETPSMIIARINNSDHWCQCEDVDMSTIRCSECHIVGGHEKWCIHSRSSSKQGICPECGKPIKRKNIRGSSYKHQKSRRGSKASKSEELDDKRVRFDDENDNDEQRRLELIRKTDEDYMAGVDDILYDEHKYGRMWTPTTEDEEQEKPKRVDPNIHRDAYLRALLEVKNKQLKKISEVDEHFFASRICRPHVFSYFRLRPQQAKHNAMSEPVSIGLKPDTSRGIPPRKGMKHIFGKVKVDDFYPGGKKNQSFNISMKKEDKRQTMPIHSLSYSK
- the LOC105331099 gene encoding uncharacterized protein isoform X2, translating into MLKFDLPGNLRQNTRILSSMRWDEVVNLLAARYKEKEIRRKPLPNGFCYVCSRLDPEGKYKTPHGYLFSKGFFSQCEHMPKTPFPTVIIDDGKGPSPTNSEPIQPMGGLRVKITRRARSPPSKYGKKYFDKSVLDGVRYNDDLYDNSRYSVPAAFENVSGENGKRIPEVGELSWMESDSASDHEEIIVNYIDDWNKEDQTQYDIQPSPDREVLLPPIGGSQKSKSGFSKSSDLSIPEPKHSDKLPSIHGSIERINASRERLEKKSGKRKSRRSSDSSQKLDDADMIYPRDDELGHIKYHHRGMYDSVPSGGFDIPSSQSRHNTNKSFTENSSLRDHEKSKSRLSSDDVSLGIPETPSMIIARINNSDHWCQCEDVDMSTIRCSECHIVGGHEKWCIHSRSSSKQGICPECGKPIKRKNIRGSSYKHQKSRRGSKASKSEELDDKRVRFDDENDNDEQRRLELIRKTDEDYMAGVDDILYDEHKYGRMWTPTTEDEEQEKPKRVDPNIHRDAYLRALLEVKNKQLKKISEVDEHFFASRICRPHVFSYFRLRPQQAKHNAMSEPVSIGLKPDTSRGIPPRKGMKHIFGKVKVDDFYPGGKKNQSFNISMKKEDKRQTMPIHSLSYSK
- the LOC105331099 gene encoding uncharacterized protein isoform X4, producing the protein MPKTPFPTVIIDDGKGPSPTNSEPIQPMGGLRVKITRRARSPPSKYGKKYFDKSVLDGVRYNDDLYDNSRYSVPAAFENVSGENGKRIPEVGELSWMESDSASDHEEIIVNYIDDWNKEDQTQYDIQPSPDREVLLPPIGGSQKSKSGFSKSSDLSIPEPKHSDKLPSIHGSIERINASRERLEKKSGKRKSRRSSDSSQKLDDADMIYPRDDELGHIKYHHRGMYDSVPSGGFDIPSSQSRHNTNKSFTENSSLRDHEKSKSRLSSDDVSLGIPETPSMIIARINNSDHWCQCEDVDMSTIRCSECHIVGGHEKWCIHSRSSSKQGICPECGKPIKRKNIRGSSYKHQKSRRGSKASKSEELDDKRVRFDDENDNDEQRRLELIRKTDEDYMAGVDDILYDEHKYGRMWTPTTEDEEQEKPKRVDPNIHRDAYLRALLEVKNKQLKKISEVDEHFFASRICRPHVFSYFRLRPQQAKHNAMSEPVSIGLKPDTSRGIPPRKGMKHIFGKVKVDDFYPGGKKNQSFNISMKKEDKRQTMPIHSLSYSK
- the LOC105331099 gene encoding uncharacterized protein isoform X3: MVIGEKIHFKPLKNVTVHGYGIRPEKQIRRKPLPNGFCYVCSRLDPEGKYKTPHGYLFSKGFFSQCEHMPKTPFPTVIIDDGKGPSPTNSEPIQPMGGLRVKITRRARSPPSKYGKKYFDKSVLDGVRYNDDLYDNSRYSVPAAFENVSGENGKRIPEVGELSWMESDSASDHEEIIVNYIDDWNKEDQTQYDIQPSPDREVLLPPIGGSQKSKSGFSKSSDLSIPEPKHSDKLPSIHGSIERINASRERLEKKSGKRKSRRSSDSSQKLDDADMIYPRDDELGHIKYHHRGMYDSVPSGGFDIPSSQSRHNTNKSFTENSSLRDHEKSKSRLSSDDVSLGIPETPSMIIARINNSDHWCQCEDVDMSTIRCSECHIVGGHEKWCIHSRSSSKQGICPECGKPIKRKNIRGSSYKHQKSRRGSKASKSEELDDKRVRFDDENDNDEQRRLELIRKTDEDYMAGVDDILYDEHKYGRMWTPTTEDEEQEKPKRVDPNIHRDAYLRALLEVKNKQLKKISEVDEHFFASRICRPHVFSYFRLRPQQAKHNAMSEPVSIGLKPDTSRGIPPRKGMKHIFGKVKVDDFYPGGKKNQSFNISMKKEDKRQTMPIHSLSYSK